A window of Garra rufa chromosome 6, GarRuf1.0, whole genome shotgun sequence genomic DNA:
GTTTTTTAAACAAGATTATTTGTGTACCATCTAATTTGTCCTGTCCTTTTTTCTTCATGCAGCATGACCAACGCATGCCACAGGAAATGTGTTCCACCTCATTACAAGGAGGCAGAACTTTCAAAGGGGGAAGCTGTGTGTCTAGACCGCTGTGTCGCCAAATACTTGGACTTGCATGAGAGACTCGGTCGGAAACTCACTGAGCTCTCTGTTCAGGACGAGGAGACGATGAGGAAGGCCGCTGCAGGCACTGGATAGACACGATACAGACTTCAGGGGTGGGGCTGAAGGCATTTGGATGGGGTTTGTGGGTGGATTGGGCACTTTGGACATCCAAACAGGGAAATCGGATAGCGTGGGCACTAggatataaacaatataaaatgaatatgaacaatattttaacaaatattgATCCACTGTTAGACATGCCACTAAAAGATCAAGACTTTTGAAAGGA
This region includes:
- the timm10 gene encoding mitochondrial import inner membrane translocase subunit Tim10, with product MDPMKAQQLAAELEVEMMADMYNRMTNACHRKCVPPHYKEAELSKGEAVCLDRCVAKYLDLHERLGRKLTELSVQDEETMRKAAAGTG